TGATTTGTCTGCAATTTGGAAGGACAGACCAGTATTCAGGAAACATAGTGAATTTAAATTTTGAATGAGTTTCTTTGCATCAGAATTATTACGAATACAAATAAAAAAACGATACGAATACAATATAATGGAAAAAAACTTACTCAAAGGCGCCTTATTAGTAGGACTTGGTGCCTCAAGTTACGGTGCGTTGGCAACAGTGGTTAAGATGGCTTATGAGCATGGGTTCAATACTGCGGAGGTGACAACTTCTCAGTTTACAATTGGATTTACGGGAATGCTTTTATTAAATATATTAATCAAGAATAAATCAAAAGCAAAAGAAGATGCGCAGCAGGAGAAAGGATCAATTTTAAAATTAATGCTGGGTGGTACTTCTTTAGGGCTGACCAGTGTGTTTTATTATTTTGCAGTCAAATTTATTCCTGTATCTGTAGGGATTGTTTTATTAATGCAATCTGTTTGGATGGGGCTATTACTGGAAGCTGTACTGGATAAAAAAATGCCTTCACGCAGAAAAATAGTAGCGACCGTTATTGTTTTGATGGGAACGGCACTGGCCACCAATATCTTTTCGGATGTACATAATCTGGACTGGAGAGGGGTAGCCTGGGGATTGGCAGCTGGAACATCTTACACCATATCTTTATATTCTTCTAATAGTATCGCGACACATATGCGTCCTTTGAAAAGGAGTTTGTGGTTGCTTGCTGGTGGGTTAATTGCTATTATTCTGATTTTCTGTACAAATTCTTATTCGAATTTTAACTTCGGTATTTTCTGGCCATG
The sequence above is drawn from the Pedobacter cryoconitis genome and encodes:
- a CDS encoding DMT family transporter, which produces MEKNLLKGALLVGLGASSYGALATVVKMAYEHGFNTAEVTTSQFTIGFTGMLLLNILIKNKSKAKEDAQQEKGSILKLMLGGTSLGLTSVFYYFAVKFIPVSVGIVLLMQSVWMGLLLEAVLDKKMPSRRKIVATVIVLMGTALATNIFSDVHNLDWRGVAWGLAAGTSYTISLYSSNSIATHMRPLKRSLWLLAGGLIAIILIFCTNSYSNFNFGIFWPWGLFLAFFGTILPPLLFTSGMPHTGISLGTIVASVELPVSVMFAYILLREPVNLLQWTGILMIISAIVLMNVQNLKKKPLHSS